A stretch of the uncultured Desulfobacter sp. genome encodes the following:
- a CDS encoding ImmA/IrrE family metallo-endopeptidase: MDINRQKINTIATKIRLALEMNQAPYDPKEAILKLNGRVVYDIHDHNTDAYIEKIDNEKFCIHLNHNRHPKRERFTLAHELGHLFLHMGFIIDQDKWDSIFQLEENVFYRDNTYSKDEYEANEFGAAFIMPKQEFLDVAENNLNNNQYSIEPIGEYFDVSNDAVLNRGKWLGIFKW, translated from the coding sequence ATGGATATAAATAGACAAAAAATTAATACTATAGCGACAAAAATACGGTTGGCTCTAGAAATGAATCAAGCGCCATATGATCCCAAAGAAGCTATATTAAAGCTCAATGGGAGGGTTGTATATGATATCCATGATCATAACACAGACGCTTATATTGAAAAAATAGACAATGAAAAATTCTGCATTCATCTCAATCATAATAGACACCCGAAGAGAGAGCGATTCACATTGGCCCATGAGCTCGGACATCTTTTTCTGCATATGGGATTTATAATTGATCAGGACAAATGGGATTCTATATTCCAACTTGAAGAGAATGTGTTTTATAGAGATAACACCTATTCCAAAGATGAGTATGAGGCAAATGAATTTGGAGCAGCGTTTATTATGCCTAAGCAGGAATTTCTTGATGTCGCAGAAAACAATTTAAATAATAATCAATATTCTATTGAGCCTATAGGTGAGTATTTTGACGTTTCAAATGATGCGGTTTTAAATAGAGGGAAATGGCTCGGAATATTTAAATGGTAA